The genomic stretch CTGCCGACCAGACCGTCACCGCCGACGAGTTCGCCGCCATGGGCGTCGATGTGCGCATCGCCACGGAAGACGGCTCAGCGGGCGTGACCGGCCGGGTGACGGAACTGCTCAAAGGCCTCCATACCGGCGACAAGCTGCCGCTTCTCTACGCGTGCGGTCCCAAGCCCATGCTGAAGGCGGTGGCTCAACTGGCTGACGAACGGGGCTGGCCCTGCCAGGTCTCTTTGGAGGAGCGCATGTGCTGCGGCCTCGGCGCCTGCCTCTCCTGTGTCTGCAAGAAAAAGGCGGACGACGGAAAGGACGGCGGCAAAGGTTGGACCCATGCCAAGGTCTGCACCGATGGACCGGTCTTCTGGAGCAGGGAGGTGGTCTGGAATGGGTAGCCTGAACTTGCAGGTCAACCTGGGCGGATTGACCATGAAAAACCCCGTCACCACCGCATCGGGCACCTTCGGCTTCGGCCTCGAATTCGCACCCTTTATCGACCTCAGCCGCCTCGGGGCGATCGTTGTCAAAGGGACGACCTTGGAGCCGCGGGAGGGAAACCCGACGCCGCGCATGGCCGAGACGCCGGCAGGCATGCTCAACGCTATTGGCCTGCAAAACCCTGGGGTAGAGGCTTTCATTCGCGACTATCTGCCGCCGCTGCGGCAGATCGACACACCGGTGATCGTCAACGTCAGCGGCAACAGCGTGGAGGACTACGGCCGGTTGGCGTCCATCCTGGACGAGGCGGACGGTGTAGCCGCCCTGGAGGTCAACATCTCCTGCCCCAACGTCAAAGAGGGGGGCATCCAGTTCGGCACCCTGCCGGCTTCAGCGGCGGCGGTGACCCGGGCCGTCCGGGAGAACACGCAAAAACCGGTCATCGTCAAGTTATCGCCTAATGTGACCGACATCACCGAGATGGCCCGGGCTGTCGTCGACGCCGGCGCTGATGCCCTGGCCCTGATCAACACGCTGCTGGGCATGGACATCGACATCTGCACCCGCCGACCTGTGCTGGCTAACATCTTCGGCGGCCTCTCCGGTCCTGCCATTAAACCGGTGGCGTTGCGCATGATCTACCAGGTGTACAGAGCCGTCCATGTTCCCATCCTGGGAATGGGCGGTATCATGAACAGCCAGGACGCCATCGCCTTTATGCTGGCCGGCGCAACGGCCATCGCCGTGGGGACGGCCAACTTCACCAACCCCCGGGCCACCATGGACATCCTTGAAGGGATCGAGGAATACTGCTGTCGTGAAGGCGTGCGAGACGTCAATGAACTGATCGGCGCTGCTCATTCCCATCTGACCGGGTGACTTTCCTGCAAGGCAGCCTGATGCTTTGCCATTCGAGCCACCGTCACAAGCCTAGATTCTTTCGACAAATCAGCTTCCCATTTACGACAGCATTCTTTTCGGATATCATATAGCTGTGTGTCTCACCGATAATCAATCTCTTTTGTCCCTTTCAATGCAGCAGGAGGTGGGGGAGCAGTGCGCCGGAAGAAAGTGATCATGTTCATCATCGATTCCTTGCATCCGAAGGTATTCGATGACGTGACTCAGGACGGTTCCGCGCCTGTCCTCGCCT from Heliomicrobium modesticaldum Ice1 encodes the following:
- a CDS encoding dihydroorotate dehydrogenase translates to MGSLNLQVNLGGLTMKNPVTTASGTFGFGLEFAPFIDLSRLGAIVVKGTTLEPREGNPTPRMAETPAGMLNAIGLQNPGVEAFIRDYLPPLRQIDTPVIVNVSGNSVEDYGRLASILDEADGVAALEVNISCPNVKEGGIQFGTLPASAAAVTRAVRENTQKPVIVKLSPNVTDITEMARAVVDAGADALALINTLLGMDIDICTRRPVLANIFGGLSGPAIKPVALRMIYQVYRAVHVPILGMGGIMNSQDAIAFMLAGATAIAVGTANFTNPRATMDILEGIEEYCCREGVRDVNELIGAAHSHLTG